Proteins encoded within one genomic window of Streptomyces kaniharaensis:
- a CDS encoding TetR/AcrR family transcriptional regulator: MAYRRTPAVQARLDAQREAVLQAAVGLLAERGYGGCTMAAVADRAGIATGSLYQHFANKAELSVQLFRRVVSREMAAVNSAVARRETPEQRIAAVVETFAARALRAPRLAYALLVEPADEVVDAERLVFRRAFRDVIATEIAAAVASGRLPGQDPVLTAAALVGAVGEALAGPLAAAPDSTDSTAEVVPALVSFTLRALGGRDDSDA, translated from the coding sequence ATGGCCTATCGACGCACGCCCGCCGTGCAAGCCCGCCTGGACGCCCAGCGCGAGGCCGTGCTCCAGGCGGCCGTCGGGCTGCTCGCCGAACGCGGCTACGGCGGCTGCACGATGGCCGCGGTGGCGGACCGCGCCGGGATCGCCACCGGCAGCCTCTACCAGCACTTCGCCAACAAGGCCGAGCTGTCGGTGCAGTTGTTCCGCCGGGTGGTCAGCCGCGAGATGGCCGCGGTGAACTCCGCCGTCGCCCGCCGTGAGACGCCGGAGCAGCGGATCGCCGCCGTCGTCGAGACCTTCGCCGCCCGTGCCCTGCGCGCGCCGCGACTGGCGTACGCGCTGCTGGTCGAGCCGGCCGACGAGGTCGTGGACGCCGAACGCCTGGTGTTCCGGCGGGCGTTCCGGGACGTGATCGCCACCGAGATCGCCGCCGCCGTGGCGAGCGGACGGCTGCCCGGGCAGGATCCGGTGCTGACCGCCGCCGCCCTGGTCGGCGCGGTCGGCGAGGCTCTGGCCGGCCCGCTGGCCGCCGCACCCGACAGCACGGATTCCACCGCCGAGGTGGTCCCCGCCCTGGTCTCCTTCACC